TTAAACTTCTTAGCTTTGCTCTTGCCAAAGTTGAACATGCCACCGCCACCAGCCCGGCCGCCCATGGATCGCTGAGTCCATAAAATGAGACCGATGAATAGTAGGGTTGGGCCAAAGGCCAAGAGAAGGTTACCAATTGTGCTGCCACCAGCCTCGTAGCTAACGGGTATTCTCTCTGAAGCGGGAATGCCAAGTTGATCCTGAGCCTCTTCAAGCTTCTTCTCGAATGACTCTACGGAGCCAATGGTGAAAATGTAGGTCCTCTTGCCATTGGAGCCAGCATCGCCTTGGGCAGCATCCGGGTGCAGCTCGACACGAACTTGAGAGCCGTTGACCACAACCATTTTTTGTACAAGACCCTTATCCAGGAAAGCCCTCCGCATTTCCTGCCAGGTGATTTCCTTTTCAGAGAATGGCTTGCTGAGCGAGTCAACCGCCCATAGCGTGATACCGAGAACGAGACCTGTCTGAAGAGCGTCCATCCAGCCATTTCGCTCGGGCTTTTTGGGGCCTCCAGGTCCCTGGTGATGTGATCCGCCCTCATCCGGCTTCTTATTACGAGCTTCGAATTCGGGCTCACTCTTGCCAGTATGAGCATCGTTTTGCTCTTGGTCCGGTCGTTGGTTCTGATCAAACATTCGATTTCCTTTTCGTTGCTCCTCAACTTCCCATTCGGCCAAACGCTCAGCCATCATGAATACGCATCGCATCAGTCGGCCCTTGTCCAGTATCGACAAGTTGCCCGGACCTCtgcgcatcttggccaacaaGTCACGGACCTCAGCGGGAGCACCAGTCTGCTGCAGACCTCGCAGGATGTCCTTCAAAGTGGCTCTTTGAGCCTCTGGCAGAACTTTCTGGAAAGCATCTAGCTGAGCAATTTCGTCTTTTGATAAACGAATCCATCCTTCGGGAAGCGGCGCGAGTTTTGTAAGATCAGAATCCTTCTCTTTACCAGTCTTGGTTTCAGATTCATTTTGGTTTTTGGGTATTTCGGGAGTACTGTCTTTGTTCGCCTTCGAGTCTTCGtctggctgcggcggctttgAAGATGAGTAGTACCTCACAGAGAGGCCGTAGGCACCTGTCACTGTCCGTGTGGGAATCGACCGTGACGCTGCGGGCAATCGTAGACTCCGGTGAAGACTGGTTTGTTGCGAGAGCCTAGCTAGCCGCGCGAGCTGGCTCGATTGTCGGAGATATCTTGACATATTGGGCATATCGGAGCTGTCGCAGGAAGCGGAACCACCGGAGTTGGTGAGGAAAGATTGGACGAAGAGCGCCTTATCTCATGAGCCGCGTAGACCAGTCCTCCACAGTTCAGCAGCGTTCGATCCAAGGGGCGCACACCCAACAGTAGCGTAGGCAGGGGAAAATCCAACGCTACGTGGAAAAGGGTTGACGGCAAATACAAGACTCGAAGCTTCTGGTGATGAGTCCACTTCGAACCAGAAATTAAACTGCGTCACGTGGATCAACCTCGAAATTGTGGGTCTCCAGGGTAGCTCTGTAGGCACCATGAGGTGGCGACAAAGACATGAAAATCGTTGTACGTAGTGTGGCAGACAaatagaaaagaaaagccatTTAAAATGTGGGGTTGGTCACGGATTAATAATAAGGTTGTCAACTCCCTCAAAATTGCGCATCTGTACTGAGAGGGTTGAGGCTAGCATTGGTTGTAAATGCAACGTACTGGATTTTTGAGGGCATCCATCCTTAACTCGGAGACACCGCGACAAAGATGAACCCTTGATCAAGCATTGTAGCATATGGCTTCATTGCTTCCGAGACCGTCATCAAAGCTAAATATCCCATTGCAAGCGTAGTAGAATTGACCGAATCTGGCCCCGTCCTCTTACCGGAATCCTTCGAGACATATCATTCAATTCCACAACAAgctctgctgcttctccgTCAGCCGCGGTTAGGTCTGGCCAATCGCGCCAAACCTCAGCCATGACGAACTCTGCTACTCTGTGTTGAAATAAACGGCCTAATATACGACGAGCTTGTGATTCTTCTCCCAGTTCGAGAAGCGCGACACTCGGTTTTAGTAACATGGCGATATCCAGCAGTCTAGAGTAAAACACATCTTCGTGCAGCCATCCAGCTGGAACAGGCAAATCATGATTTGGAACAAGGGCTAAGCGCGGTTCGTACTTGCGAACAGAATATCCCAGACCCCCCTGGCCAAAATCCCAGGCCCTTTGGGAGACATATGGTGGGTTTGACAGCAATATGTCGCAAGGAGTTTGGGCTACAGGGGTAATATCTTGGTCCTTGAAGATGTCACCCCTCAAGATATCAAGCTTTTGATCAGGCTGAGAAGTCGCAATATTGCCTAGCTTGGCATTATGGTGGACATTGAGCTTTGCGAGGCCGACTGCCTGGGGCGAAATGTCAACTCCTCGAACACGTAAGCGCCGAAAAGATGGCTGAAGCAAAGTATACAAAAGCAAAGGAATGCAGCCTGTGCCCGTGCAAAGGTCAACTATGCTCAACTCGGCAGTATCATTGCTTGACTTGCTACCCAAAATTTCTCCCGTCTTGATCAGATCAACAAGGTGGTATGTGTAGGCCTCTGTCTCCGGGCGAGGGATGAGCACGCCCGACCTGCATTTAATATCCAGGGGTCCAAAAGGCTGAGAGCCGAGAATATACTGCAGAGGCACCCCACGACGTCGTCGCTGGCAAAGTAACCTGAGTCGCTGAGCCTTGCTGTCTGAGTGCGTCGTTGTCTCCCTCGCATACTCTGTGAGCCAGCGGAGCTCATTTTTGGCGGATTGAATGTCGCGACATGCAGGAACCAAAGCAGCCAGATTGCGGGAGCGTTGTTTGGCTTGCTGGAGAAGCCATGGTGGAAGTCGTGGCATTGACCGGCCGCTTTACATGATCCAGACAATTGAGAATTTTTACCGCTGAGTAATAATAGCCAAAGTCGAAAAAGAATGCAAGAGGAAAAGTTACCAACCCGTTGAGCCTGACGAGATGTTCGGAGAGAAAAAATATGGGCCAATTGAGTGATGCGGCTTGTCTCAGTGAAAGGCGCCACATGCCCAGTCTCGTGGTGGGGTTTACCCGAGTTATACCCATTTGCGCGCCAATGATTTGACTGGCGACTGAAGATCATGGTTCCCATTTTAGACTCGTGATTCAACGATCCGATCTGTGATTGCGACTGTTGTGAACCACAGCGCCGGTGTTATATTTTTGGATATAAATTTTTTCAAGTATTTCAACAAAGTCTCGTAGAAAAATTTACGAGACCGATTATCTGAGTCGATCCGGGCCCCAGGGCATCTCATCACATCCTTATTCGACGACGGGACGTTCACTCTGAAATTGACGTCCAGGGTTTCAGAGACCCGAGTACAGAATGAACGCACCAGATCGGTAAGTCTGCATGAAACGTTTTCAGCCAATGATGATACCCGATACCTTCGGAGATTTTGATGTTTGAACACATTTGTGGCCGGTCAGCGAGTGCCGAAACTGGATGATGCCAGCATGGAGAGGACTGTTTGCTCAGGCGTACTTTCCCCAAACAAATATTATGGCGAATTGCGGCTTGGGGGTTTTAAGCCACTACGAAACGATCATGAGTCAAGTTCAAGTGAGCTGTCGGCGTGTCAGCTGCCCGTCGGCCCTTGGCATCTCTGACAGCTGCGAGCCGGAACACACGTAACCGGCTGGTGCTGCATTATCTTTGCAGGAGGAATGTTAAAAAATTCACCCCAAAACGAACAAAACTGGGCTGCGAAAATACGACACCCTATCCCTTCAGCGCATCTCTGTCCTCTCTCACCTCGCCATGACCGGCTGCAATCCAAAGCACTTCAACCTCCAAGATGATCCGTTGCGTGCACTTGAACCACATTCTCTGCCCAACACATGACTAACGACATATAGTTTCGAGCTCTTCTTGCTGAGCGAAGGGGAGAAACGAATTGAGGAGAAGGTGTACTCTGGTGTGTGGGCTCGAAAAATATCACCTCAGTCGATGTCGTAAGTCTAACGTCAAGCAGGCATGTCCAACACATCAGACTTTATTTTGAACAAGGAGGATCATACATTGGGCAACCTCCTCTCTGAGCACATCAAGGCTCACCCTAATGTCTACATGGCTGGCTACAAGCGTACGCATTCCCACATTCCCCCATATACCATCAGCCGTTTAACGTAACCCTGGTAGTCGGCCACCCCAATGTCCCTCAGCTCTTTATCCGCGTCCAAACAGACGGTACCAAAACTCCCCGCGAGGTATTCACCGCCGTCTGCGAAAAGCTTATCAACCAGCTAGAGTCACTACACCAAGAATTCACACGTGAATGGGAACTTCGGCGCATCACCAACACTGGAGAGCAGGGCAACATGCAAGGGACTGGTTTCTAAGCTGCAATACTGCAATACAGCCGAATGAGATATCTTTAGGTGTATCGGCGTTTTGGGTGATCTGGTACCTGCTTTTGCATTTTTAAGGAAAACTCTTGTCTCGAGGAGTGGTAGACTAGGAAACAGGGAATATTGACACCGGAATTGCATTTGTAAGACCTAACTCTTTACAAAATAATTAATTTGCTCGATCTGGGGCATCGCGAAGCAAGCACATCTAGCGTGTAGGCGTTTGCGACAAAGTCCTGATGAATGCATATTCACTTCTTAAACTGTCTGCGTAATTTCCCTCAGTTGCTGCGTTGGTGAGATCGGTCGTATTGTTGACACGGAGTTTGATGTCCACATGGCATTATATCTCGCCCACTCTCACAGCTCAAGCCGGCCCCTCACCTCCGGGAATCAACTGCACAGATGTTAGCATATGGGCGGGCACATATCCAAGTTGTCGCTAATAGTCCACCATACCATGCAGATATTATTGCCATTGAGCAGAATCTTGGGCAGTTTGGTGTGCGTTCCAGAGTAGTCGCTAGAGACGACTTGTCAGTAAACCTTGGGGTGCAATGAGAGCCAACACATAGACCTACAATTCCGTCACATCCTCCAAAACCATGTCTATACCATAATTTCAGCATGAGCCCGATGCAATGTACGACGTAAAATTACTTACTGACATAATCGTCGAATCCGACGAGCGTACCGCTAAATTCTAGCTCTGAGTTAGCCTCTTCACCCGTGTTAAAGTTCGCGGACTTGAAGCTAGAGGATCAATAAATGGCAAATACCCTTTTCTCCTTTCATGACAACCCATATCCTTGAACCAACGCACTTGTCAATGAGTTCTACTCGACTGTCAGCAGGCAATATGAGATTCTGAGAGGGCCACGACGCCTCACCGAGGGGCAGCAACTGGGACGCCATGGTGGATGTTTACGGATAGCGAGCCAGCGTATCCGTACTCGAAAGATTGTATTACGGCAAtagagaaaagaagaaaggccTCCTTTGGAGTCTGTTGGCGCTCTTGTTGGATATTTCACCGGAGCAAGGATTGTAGAATCGTAGTGACCAGGGCGCTCAAATCACATTAAGCCCCGACATGGATTGTCTCCACGTGCGTGGTTCAGCAATGGGAATGTTGACTTACATAAGCAGCACACACCAAGACTAGTCGCGCCTTCCTGCATTAAGCGACGTGGGTACCTACAAGGCTACAACCGTGAAGCCAATCCCAACCTCTTGAGGTCCTCGATCAACTGTTCTCATGGCTGCCTGCTTAACCACAGCCCGCTTACGCTAGGCCATGGTAAttggccgccgtcgtcatgcAGTCTTGCAACTTCACGTTGCATATTCCCGGCCATTCATGACATACTTGAACACGGCCGGTCTGCAGGCTGTTGGTAGGGCCAAATCACTTAGACCTGCCGGCCGCTGTGTACAAAGGGGACGTCGTCACCACGAAAGACCTGCAATCATTGGCATTATACTTTCTTTTTCATCCTCAGCAGGGCTGATAGGAACAATGGCTCGGCCATTGCGTGTGGCTGGGGAGAAGAAGCTATGGTGTCCCAAGTTGGGTATTCGATTCTCTCCGTCATCAAACTCTGTTCCGTTGTACCCTCCGCTGGATATGTCTCGTTTCGTGCAGACGGCGAGTGAGGACAATGATATCAGAAATAATTTCACAAACGAACCGTTTGGCTATTGTGCCAATGCTGTAATGGAACAAGACTTGGCTACTCTTGCAACAACACGCCATGATGCCATCCCTCAACCGAGTAAAAATTCAACGTCGACGAATCCCCAAATACCACTTCAACGTCCTACCACCACCATTAATCAAGAAAGTGAGAATTCACAAGGCAAAGAAGTCTCCAAACCCAATCCAGAAGGCGACCCGGAAATCGTTGAACCCCCGTTAACACCACTAAGCTTCAACATCTCCCCGTCCCTCTTCTACgcagcccgcgccgccaaagCAGGCTCCTCTGAATCATTCTGGTCACACACAATGTATCAGCGGACTAGCGATCAAGGGGCCGTTGAAAAAGTAAAAGTTCACTACTGCACGAGCAAACATACCACGGAACAAGTCTGCAGGAAGCACTTCCTCGGAGAGGCGGTCCTCGGCTTCGACCTCGAGTGGTTCCCCTACGCATCCCGCAGCTCCGGAACGCGAGAAAACATCTCTCTTATCCAAATCGCGAGCCCGGGCCGTATCGGCCTTTTCCACGTGGCCATGTTTGCCAAGGGTGAAGATGACCTTGTCGCCCCTGCCCTACGCACAATCATGGAGGATCCCAATGTGAGCAAAGTCGGCGTCCACATCCAAGGTGACTGCACCCGGATGAAGAACTACCTCGGcgtccaggtccagggtGTTTTTGAACTCAGCCATCTGTACAAACAGGTCAAGTACACAGCGGCTAAGACGCccaagctcatcaacaaGGTGGCAGTAGCTCTGTCAACGCAGGTACATGACATTTTGAAGTTGCCGCTATTTAAAGGCGACGTCGTCCGGTCGAGTAACTGGATGAAGCGGTTGGATTACAAGCAAATTTTATGTAAGAAATTTGGTGCACACCCCACTCAGCCTCCAAAAGTAAAATGCTAATGAGCCACAGATGCGGCATCCGACGCCTATGCCGGTATACAGTTATACCATGTCCTCGACTCAAAACGCAAAAGACTAAATCCGTGTCCCCCAAGGCCTCACCACGCCGAACTAGGTCTCCCGATCCCAGTTGTGGAGTCGGAATCAAAGCCAGAAGAGGAAGCAGGACATCTATCTGACGGCTCCTTTAGCTCCTTCGGTTCGGAACTCGAAGCCGAGCTGCTAGCCTTGCCGCTAATCCCAGCCAAACCTCCAGTACGCGATGCTCGTATCCTCATAGCCGAGAAAAAAGCAGCCGAGTACCGCAAATCCAAGACTTCGGGcgtctcggcgccgccgacttCCCTAAGAGCATACTTTGTCTGGCACAGCAACTTGGACCTCAATCCCGAAGCCGTTGCTCAACTCCTGAGAGATCCGCCACTGAAAACAAACACTGTTGTGTCGTATATTctcgaggccattgtcaGTGAAAAGATGACCTATGATAAGGGGAGATTGAAATCCGAGGTATTACCCTTGTTGGATCAGCGTGCTATGAAAGTGGGCAGTAGGTATGGGGCCTTGGTGAGAAGTTGTGAGAGGACTGATGAAGAAACGTGACGAACTTGACTTGGCGCATAATCGTAGATACGGCTGTACCATTTTGCATATGAGATACGTTCAACTCCAAGCACAAGAATGAATTGATTTGGAAATAAATGCATACCCCTACGAGATGAATTGTCTACTTGTCATGCGCAAATCTATGAAGCCAAAAGCCCTCTACCCCTATTAATTTGCACCTTTTTATCCTCTCCTGCACTTACGATGCCCCAAGACTTGTCCCACGCGACGCTCAACACCTtggcaccatcaccagccgGCGGCAACTTTTTGCCGCTTAACCACTCCCTGGAAATGGTGTACACTGGCTCGCTGACGCTGCCGGACCCCTCTTCAGACGTGGCGGGCCGTACACTCCGGAGATCCCAGACGCGACAGGTGCTGTCGTGTGAACCGGATACCAAAGAGTACTCGTTATCAGGAGAAGGTGACAAGGATACAACCATGTTGATGTGGCCGCGGAGAGTCATGGCTGCAGTGGCGGTAGCTGCCTCTCGGGGGTCCAGGAGGGTGATGTGTCGCGCCGAAGAGCCTGCGGCGACGAGCGAATTTCCTGGTAATGCTGCCGCACACATGATTGGATGGAGGGTTGTCAATCTTGAAACCTCCTTCTGTGTAGTCAAGTCGATTGTCTTGACGGTGTGGTCCTGAGACGCAGAGTACGCAACAGTTGAGTCGTGTGGGTGGAAAATGGCGGCAGTGACTTGGTCATCGtgcatgggcatcatggccaagggcccACGCTGAGCAGTATTACTGGCGGCGGATAACTTGGCACGCTTAGCGGAATGGGACGAGGGCAGGCTTTCAGCATCAGCTTGGGGAGCAGCTTTTTTGGACGAGGTCCATAGGCCGACACGCCCGTCTGAGGAGGCAGTGAGGATTCGTTTCGTAGCGCAGTTGACGTCGATGGCGTTGATGTTCTTCTCATGGCCCCATAGTTCCATATTGTGTTTCAACGAGCCCGAGAAGTTGTCTTCTGACTCAGAGTAGTCCCAGATGACGACTTTTCTGTCAAGGCCTGCCGATGCAAGCTTTGAAGGAGATAGCCACCTCACGGCATTGACTCTTGACGTGTGCCCACCTGCTCTACCGGCACTAGATGTCGCAATCGCCTCGCCGGACGGATTCCATACTCTTACTAGGCCATCGTACGAGGCACTGGCAATTCTGTCATTGACAACGCCGTCGATACCCTTGCTAGCAGGGGCTGTTGCTGATAAGACATCAACGTCGCCGACCCAGTCGTCGTGCTGGAAACTAGCTTGATACACGGGCGGGATCAAGCTGCGAACGTACTGGAGAGTGAGAGTCGTCTCTGATGAGAGGCCATTCGATTTAAGGTAGTCTTCGATAGAGGTGCGTAGAAATGTGCCGTTGGCAAGGAAGTCGAGCGGGATTGGAGACGATGTGTCCAGCATGGACTCGGAATTGAGGATCCGAGAGAGGCCATATCGCTTAACGTCTGCAATACGTAAGCATGACAGTTGTTATGGAAGAGAGGCAATAAAGCGAACCTGCTGGGACAAGCAATTGTCTCTTGGACTCTGGGAGCTGCAAGTCCTGCTCATCGGTGGTGAAGATGACTTTCACCTGGGTCGGTGAGGAGTCCATCTTGGCGACAAGTGCTCCTTGGCAAACTGTAATGACAGTAAGCAAAATTCCTTGGCTAGCGAAGTCACTGGCCAAAGTTTGAGGGGTGTGGTAATTTACCTTCTCAATGGTATGGTGAAAATGCTGCGATGGTGTTCCACACAATCTCGACTGACAAAGACCGGCACATTCAAAAAAATTTGGGAATCAGAGCCAGCCTTGCAGTTTTCGAGACCCACAGCGGGGAGAGACGCTGGATAATTTGACCAATCAGGTGTGGATAATGGCGAGGCTGCGAATAGTAATGAAAGCGGGAATTGAATCAGAACTGacttttttcatttttctcTTTCCAATATGGCATTTGAGTCGGAATCTAACTCAGAATACGGAAGATTCTCTTCTGGATTTTTTTCAATTGGCACTTCAAGTTGAGCTGCAGCGATCACTTAGTTCCATCTTGGTACTGCAGAAGTTCAAGCAGGGACCTCAACCAACTTCACACCTCCAaactagtactccgtactaggcTGGCTGGTCACCGTGGACAAGGGGTGGCATCATTTCTTGGATGTTGGCGGGCTAATCATACCGAGGGACGTTAAACTTTGTCCTTTAAAACGAGAGAGCGACTTTCCGTTTGGGGCTCACTTCCCTGAAGTGCACCGTCGTTGACCCCGTTGACgatacgtacatacatcgATACTCCCATGCTTCGTCCAGCCCTTCCCCGCAATGTTTCGTCATGGGCGCCATTCCACCATGCACCTTGCAGATGTGCAAAGCCAACCAGGCTGCCGTCCGCCCCTCCATAATTCTCCAGGTGCTGCTCTTTGACGAGGCCAACAAGAAACGCACTTGAGATGTGGTGCACAATGACCTCGAGCTGGTCACCTGCGGCAACCCAGCCTCCTCACTTGCCGTTGCCCGATAGCgctgttgttggtgttgttgctCGCGTCGTCTGAGGGGGTAAATTGCCATACTCGCTATTTGAAGTCAATAGTCGCGGCGGTACTGCGGACTGGACCTTACAATGCTGGGGTCTCTGTCATGTGCTAAAACAGCCACCACAAACCATGTGCTGTGAACCTTGAACAATGAATGAAACGAGGCCACGAGGACGGGCGGTGCACACCcggggttagggttagggtctTGAGATGACCGGATGATACGGAGTATCGGCTCAGCATCCGACGTCAGACTCGACAATGTCTGGTTCGCGCAATTCTGCAGCATTGCGTCCAAGGATGCCAACCTCTGCTTTGTAGCGATTTCCTCACTGGGGAGCCTGCGCCGGCAGTCATTACGTAGTATTACAAACAATTACTCCCACGCAAGCAGTTGATGACAGTCAGACGTCATGTGCCAGATTTTCAGTCCCTGTTCCCTGCAACCCAACATCTCACGACTGGCAGGGTTGTTGCACCACCAAAACCACGCCTGCCACAGCGGCATCGGCCCACAAGAGCACCACAGCAACGAGTGGATGCTAATGGTCAGGTTCTCGGCCCAGAGCCAACCCCAGACCCACTGGCAATGCTTCGTGGGGAGACTGGAATACCTCGAATGTTGCGTCTGGAGCGAACACTCCAAGGTatcgatcaattgattgatcaattgatggacAGCTGGGGGCGAACTAGTGCTCAAGCGCGCAACTCGGGGGCGGTTGGCGAGCGGCTTGCCACCGAAACGGCATGAGAGGCAAACATGGAAGAGGCGGCTATTGGGCACTCTCTTGAGCATCGTGCATCAACACATCGCATCCTCACTCGAGCGGTCGTGCCTCCGCCCTGCCTCCGCCTTGGCTCGCCCCCTCATCCCCCTCGTCTATCCCTGCAGCTCGCATCCGTGATTTCAACTTCTCATCTGTGCCATTTCTCGC
The DNA window shown above is from Metarhizium brunneum chromosome 1, complete sequence and carries:
- the MTQ1 gene encoding Mitochondrial MRF1 N(5)-glutamine methyltransferase, which encodes MPRLPPWLLQQAKQRSRNLAALVPACRDIQSAKNELRWLTEYARETTTHSDSKAQRLRLLCQRRRRGVPLQYILGSQPFGPLDIKCRSGVLIPRPETEAYTYHLVDLIKTGEILGSKSSNDTAELSIVDLCTGTGCIPLLLYTLLQPSFRRLRVRGVDISPQAVGLAKLNVHHNAKLGNIATSQPDQKLDILRGDIFKDQDITPVAQTPCDILLSNPPYVSQRAWDFGQGGLGYSVRKYEPRLALVPNHDLPVPAGWLHEDVFYSRLLDIAMLLKPSVALLELGEESQARRILGRLFQHRVAEFVMAEVWRDWPDLTAADGEAAELVVELNDMSRRIPVRGRGQIRSILLRLQWDI
- the POLR2J gene encoding DNA-directed RNA polymerase II subunit, whose translation is MTGCNPKHFNLQDDPFELFLLSEGEKRIEEKVYSGMSNTSDFILNKEDHTLGNLLSEHIKAHPNVYMAGYKLGHPNVPQLFIRVQTDGTKTPREVFTAVCEKLINQLESLHQEFTREWELRRITNTGEQGNMQGTGF
- the LSM5 gene encoding U6 snRNA-associated Sm-like protein; this translates as MASQLLPLELIDKCVGSRIWVVMKGEKEFSGTLVGFDDYVNMVLEDVTEFDYSGTHTKLPKILLNGNNICMLIPGGEGPA
- the wrn gene encoding Werner syndrome ATP-dependent helicase; its protein translation is MARPLRVAGEKKLWCPKLGIRFSPSSNSVPLYPPLDMSRFVQTASEDNDIRNNFTNEPFGYCANAVMEQDLATLATTRHDAIPQPSKNSTSTNPQIPLQRPTTTINQESENSQGKEVSKPNPEGDPEIVEPPLTPLSFNISPSLFYAARAAKAGSSESFWSHTMYQRTSDQGAVEKVKVHYCTSKHTTEQVCRKHFLGEAVLGFDLEWFPYASRSSGTRENISLIQIASPGRIGLFHVAMFAKGEDDLVAPALRTIMEDPNVSKVGVHIQGDCTRMKNYLGVQVQGVFELSHLYKQVKYTAAKTPKLINKVAVALSTQVHDILKLPLFKGDVVRSSNWMKRLDYKQILYAASDAYAGIQLYHVLDSKRKRLNPCPPRPHHAELGLPIPVVESESKPEEEAGHLSDGSFSSFGSELEAELLALPLIPAKPPVRDARILIAEKKAAEYRKSKTSGVSAPPTSLRAYFVWHSNLDLNPEAVAQLLRDPPLKTNTVVSYILEAIVSEKMTYDKGRLKSEVLPLLDQRAMKVGSRYGALVRSCERTDEET
- the YTM1 gene encoding Ribosome biogenesis protein — protein: MDSSPTQVKVIFTTDEQDLQLPESKRQLLVPADVKRYGLSRILNSESMLDTSSPIPLDFLANGTFLRTSIEDYLKSNGLSSETTLTLQYVRSLIPPVYQASFQHDDWVGDVDVLSATAPASKGIDGVVNDRIASASYDGLVRVWNPSGEAIATSSAGRAGGHTSRVNAVRWLSPSKLASAGLDRKVVIWDYSESEDNFSGSLKHNMELWGHEKNINAIDVNCATKRILTASSDGRVGLWTSSKKAAPQADAESLPSSHSAKRAKLSAASNTAQRGPLAMMPMHDDQVTAAIFHPHDSTVAYSASQDHTVKTIDLTTQKEVSRLTTLHPIMCAAALPGNSLVAAGSSARHITLLDPREAATATAAMTLRGHINMVVSLSPSPDNEYSLVSGSHDSTCRVWDLRSVRPATSEEGSGSVSEPVYTISREWLSGKKLPPAGDGAKVLSVAWDKSWGIVSAGEDKKVQINRGRGLLAS